From Candidatus Woesearchaeota archaeon, a single genomic window includes:
- the cysS gene encoding cysteine--tRNA ligase yields MKIKIYNTLTKEKEEFTPLEKGKVKIYSCGPTVYNYPHIGNLRSYVFADILKKTFKLNNYEVNHVINITDVGHLTSDEDEGEDKLVKGAKRENKTVWDIAKFYEEAFYEDLKKLNIEPANHYPKATEHIQEMIELIKKIQTNGYVYEAEGNIYFDTEKFEEYGKLTGRKQKQEETQSRVEIDKHKKNNSDFVLWFTRHKYENHEMEWESPWGKGFPGWHIECSAMSCKYLGEKFDIHTGGIDHVPIHHTNEIAQSEAAFGHEWVTYWMHNEFLVMSEGEKMSKSKDGFLTLQVLIDKGYKPEEYRYFLLGTHYRKKIMYSKEAMDTAKNSLQKLKNKIREIKKAEKKEIQKEKYEEQLTKFKENLNDDLNTAKALATTWEMLEEDINETTKLALIEKFDEVLGLKLIEKEQKIPEDILKIQEERDATRKNKNWKKSDELRDLLKQKGYKVLDSKEGSEIIKE; encoded by the coding sequence ATGAAAATAAAAATATATAACACTTTAACTAAAGAAAAAGAAGAATTCACACCTTTAGAAAAAGGAAAAGTCAAAATATATTCTTGCGGACCAACAGTTTATAATTATCCTCACATTGGGAATCTAAGATCATACGTATTCGCAGACATACTAAAAAAAACATTCAAATTAAACAATTACGAAGTAAACCATGTAATAAACATAACAGACGTAGGTCATTTAACAAGTGATGAAGACGAAGGGGAAGATAAACTCGTAAAAGGAGCAAAAAGAGAAAACAAAACAGTTTGGGATATCGCTAAATTTTATGAAGAAGCATTCTATGAAGACCTAAAAAAACTAAACATAGAACCAGCAAACCATTACCCTAAAGCAACAGAACACATACAAGAAATGATAGAACTAATAAAAAAAATACAAACTAATGGATACGTGTATGAAGCAGAAGGAAATATATATTTTGATACTGAAAAATTTGAAGAATACGGAAAACTTACAGGAAGAAAACAAAAACAAGAAGAAACCCAATCACGCGTAGAAATAGACAAACACAAAAAAAACAACTCTGATTTCGTGTTATGGTTTACCAGACACAAATATGAAAATCACGAAATGGAATGGGAATCACCCTGGGGTAAAGGTTTCCCAGGATGGCACATAGAATGTAGCGCTATGTCTTGCAAATACTTAGGAGAAAAATTTGACATACACACAGGAGGTATAGATCACGTACCAATTCATCACACAAACGAAATAGCACAAAGCGAAGCAGCATTCGGACACGAATGGGTAACTTATTGGATGCATAATGAATTCTTAGTGATGAGTGAAGGCGAAAAAATGTCAAAATCCAAAGACGGATTCTTAACATTACAAGTCTTAATAGACAAAGGATACAAACCAGAAGAATACCGTTATTTCTTATTAGGAACACATTACAGAAAAAAAATAATGTACTCAAAAGAAGCAATGGACACAGCCAAAAATTCTTTACAAAAATTAAAAAATAAAATACGCGAAATAAAAAAAGCAGAAAAAAAAGAAATACAAAAAGAAAAATACGAAGAACAACTAACAAAATTTAAAGAAAATCTAAATGATGATTTAAATACGGCGAAAGCATTAGCAACGACGTGGGAAATGCTAGAAGAAGATATTAACGAAACAACAAAACTCGCACTAATAGAAAAATTTGACGAAGTACTGGGATTAAAATTAATAGAAAAAGAACAAAAGATACCAGAAGACATACTAAAAATACAAGAAGAAAGAGACGCGACAAGAAAAAACAAAAACTGGAAAAAAAGTGACGAACTCCGAGACTTACTAAAACAAAAAGGATACAAAGTTCTAGACTCCAAAGAAGGAAGCGAAATAATCAAAGAATAA